TTATCTGACATGGGTGGCTTGTTGGAATGCACTGCAGTGTTGACTTTTATATGTCCTGCAGGAGAGATGGGAATGCCATGTACAGCATGATCTATGCACATGGCGCAATATGATGAATCTGATGCCCCTGTTTTACTCCATGTAGCAAGCGTGGTCCAAGAGATAACGTGTTCTTTATGAAACGGAAAGAACATGTACTGACTGCTTTACCGAGATAATCCTCTAAGCTAGTGAAGAACTACAAACAGGCATAGAAACCATTGTTGCGTTCCATGTTCAGCTAGCAGAGACAAGAAGCATAAGCCTGTAAAGTGTAAAGGACTCTAAGGTCCAGACTATTGACAGAGATAGGCAGATAGCCTATTGCAGACTTGCAGTTGTTGGTTGCATGTACAAGATCTCTTCGGTTCAGACTTCAGATGCATGCCAGATTAATTCCTTCCcctgaaggaaaagaaataggtTCAGACTTCAGTGTCATTCAGATCTGCGAAGTCTCTCTGAACTTTGCAGCCAAACAAGCATCGCGTCGCATGCTGTTTCTGCACCCGGCATGCTTGGAAGCAAAGTCTATATATCGATCAGACCCAGAGACCAAAGCTTCAAGCCTTGGCATGATTCAGGAAACACTCATTGGCGCCGGCCACATTCTCCTTTAATTTCCCTTTTGCGCAATGCCTTGGCTTTGCTTCCAAGGGATCACCAAGATGACGAGTATATATACATGCATCCTCTCATGCGATCTCACAACCAAACAGGAACCTCTTCTCCTTGCTACTATTGATCAAGATGGCGTCGTCTTCAGCTCGTCTGATGAGCAAGAAGctctccgtcgccgccgtcctcctgcTGTGCACCGGCGCGTGGCTGCTGGCGGAGGCTCGCCCCCACGGCGACGACATCGACAGCGACTTCTACTCCATCGTTGGGTACGCGCCGGAGGACCTTGGCAGCCATGACCAGCTGATCAAGCTGTTCGAGGAGTGGGTGGCCAAGTACCGCAAGGCGTACTCGAGCTTCGAGGAGAAGCTGCGGCGTTTCGAGGTGTTCAAGGACAACCTGAAGCACATCGACGAGATCAACAAGAAGGTGAGCAGCTACTGGCTGGGGCTGAACGAGTTCGCCGACCTGACGCACGAGGAGTTCAAGGCCACCTACCTCGGGCTCAACCTCAAccggcggcagccggcggcgaggaactcGAAGAACTTCAGGTACGAGGGCGCCGCTGGCGACGTGCCCAAGGAGGTGGACTGGTGCAAGAAGGGCGCGGTGACGGAGGTGAAGAACCAGGGGCAGTGCGGCAGCTGCTGGGCCTtctcgacggtggcggcggtggagggcatCAACCAGATCGTGACGGGCAACCTGACGTCGCTGTCAGAGCAGGAGCTGATCGACTGCAGCACGGACGGGAACAACGGGTGCAACGGCGGCATCATGGACTACGCCTTCTCCTAcatcgccggcagcggcgggctgCACACGGAGGAGGCGTACCCGTACCTGATGGAGGAGGGCGACTGCGACCAGAAGGCCGGCGACGAGCAGGTGGTCACCATCTCCGGGTACGAGGACGTGCCGGCCAACGACGAGCAGGCCCTGGTCAAGGCCCTCGCGCACCAGCCCGTCAGCGTCGCCATCGAGGCGTCCGGCAGGCACTTCCAGTTCTACAAAGGGGTAGCTACTCTTATCTCATCATGATCGAGTCCGCCATTGACGCTAGCTCCTTAGTCACTTGGAACTGTTCGATGCAATGTGAATGATGATGAGCTTCCTGTTGCAGGGCGTGTTCGATGGCCCGTGCGGCGCGGAGCTGGATCACGGCGTGGCGGCGGTCGGCTACGGCACCAGCAAGGGGCAGGACTACATCATCGTCAAGAACTCGTGGGGCCCGCACTGGGGCGAGAAGGGGTACATCCGCATGAAGAGGGGCACCGGCAAGCCGGAGGGCCTCTGCGGCATCAACAAGATGGCGTCCTACCCAACCAAGGACCAGTAGTCACTACTACTGTGTGCATGACCATCAAAAATCGATCatagcctctctctctctctttttaccTTCTCATCATGTTTTATTTCTTCTTTCCCTTTTGTGTTGATCGTTTTTAATTTCTCGATTGATTTGATCGAGGAGCAAAAGGCACTCATGCACCACGACCTGCTTGGTTGAAATGATGGATGGAATAAACTTTACCTTAATTTGTTTTAGTAATTGGCTATATGAATTTCATCCTTCTTTAGATTCTTTTCGCCCTTCAGCAATACCATCAGCCTTATATGCCGTGGTAAAAACAGGTCGCTCCctatataaaaaaaaagatcgCAAATTTTGTTCACGGCAAATTAAATTTCTATCAAATGAGGTTAAACAAAGCAAAACTGTAagagaaccgcccaaattaaaacGGCTTAAATGCGCTCACTATCATTTTAATAGTTAATCAAATTACCACgtacttaaaacggtgtaatccggtcaTCTGTCGGGTTAAGGATTGAAAAATattggaagtctcgcacgaagacgagcacagatgattacaagcagacaaaaattctcaaatttaatttacaaagcAGAGCTTTACAAAATGAGTTTTAAACAAATTATAAGAGTTCAACATGCAGCAGAATTTAAATAGAAATTTAGTTTGAAAACAATGATAGGATGTCACATCGAGGCCACCGAtatgaatcctggttagctccaaccagcagtaATTACACCTGAAAATAAGATAACAACAAACCCttagtatactaatactcagcaagacttatccgactatggtatatacttagccgactcctagtatGTAAGGCTTTTGACTCTGGAATTCATTTTGCTAGAAAGcgactaatagtggatccttactttcaatatatTATCTCAAGTTTAATGTACAaataccaactagatttgcataaacatctagagcaagcATGGTATATCACATTATATTTTTCAAGAGTATCATAAACATATCTCATCACATTGCCATTCtttttccacttctttactacgatgtgacaaagagatcaaggctctcatgaccacgagtcacggcgaatcgatccgatttaaccttgcaaggtggacctaacacatACAACATGTGCAGCCACACCGGACCACAcatgtcaactgttcccatcatcaccccgacgtctgaaccacgcctgccaaaatccgggtgaagggtccctcacggcgaactcccagagaacctgaAGGGGACAtacaatccaacacccgccatcattccattCCCAGAGTAGCAAGTCGTGATTCAAAGTATCTTTGCAAATCGGGTATTTAGCTTACtgatttcgactacctcctacttccagcatgtggttagtactattcaatcctcgatcaacactgccaacaacagtacggtcctcaatcgacacaggcggaggcttactttccatccatttcgtacccaaaaccaaactcatcttcgcccggtctccattttctttcctcattgattcattctcaagtaACCTTGCAATAAGTAACCAGGgtctatatctcgcgagtgacagaaaatcactcgacttctaccgaatcctaataAAGCATGGCATTACtaacgacctacacatactagtagagtaactgagggaacctagagatcatgcatctagggttccaatcaactcctagaaacgtaaatgcacaaatacttaaataagtGTTGAATACTtaaattaggggttatgcttcggggcttgcctgggattaacactaagtcagtgttagttagatgatactcgtTTGGCGAGCatctgccttcggtcatgcacatcAGGATCCATTCATCTGTCTTCTAAATATGTCTACCAAACATCGTCTTCGGGTTCGGCTCCAACAACACGTCCTTCATATGGTTCATCTATCATACCTAAATGATGTAACGATGCATATATATAAATGCATGGAAGTGCAACATGTAAAGCATTCATAAAAGTACAACCCACTAGCATAAGCACATAGAGCTATTTAACTTAACCATCACTCAAGCATCTCATAGGAGATGGCAAGCACATCAAGCATGCTATACAAATTAACTTAAAATTAAACCATTGCAAGCAATCACTAATCAGGAATTAGCCAAACCTTCTAGTCAACAAAAGTTAACATgattcagcaaaaaaaaatgatctaacttgctgtcggtgtttaccgccaagcctgctcagggatacccttagcagtagggtttgtaggtagagaTCGACGGccctggaac
The nucleotide sequence above comes from Panicum virgatum strain AP13 chromosome 3K, P.virgatum_v5, whole genome shotgun sequence. Encoded proteins:
- the LOC120697184 gene encoding cysteine protease XCP2-like; this translates as MASSSARLMSKKLSVAAVLLLCTGAWLLAEARPHGDDIDSDFYSIVGYAPEDLGSHDQLIKLFEEWVAKYRKAYSSFEEKLRRFEVFKDNLKHIDEINKKVSSYWLGLNEFADLTHEEFKATYLGLNLNRRQPAARNSKNFRYEGAAGDVPKEVDWCKKGAVTEVKNQGQCGSCWAFSTVAAVEGINQIVTGNLTSLSEQELIDCSTDGNNGCNGGIMDYAFSYIAGSGGLHTEEAYPYLMEEGDCDQKAGDEQVVTISGYEDVPANDEQALVKALAHQPVSVAIEASGRHFQFYKGGVFDGPCGAELDHGVAAVGYGTSKGQDYIIVKNSWGPHWGEKGYIRMKRGTGKPEGLCGINKMASYPTKDQ